GCCGAGGGGCGCCTCCTCTCCGCGCCGAGGCTGGTCGCCACGCCTGGGTCCCCCTGGCGACCCGCGAATCCGGCTGCGGAAGCTCCGGCGACGGGCCCGCAGGGCGCGTCCGGCACCGGGAGCGGCGTGCAGCCCGGCGGCCAGGCCTCGCCGGGCGCGGGCGCGCAGCAGGCGACGGCCACGCCGCGCCCGGCTGAGGCGCGCCTGGTCAGCCTGATCAACCAGGCGCGGGTACAGGCGGGCCTCCGGCCGCTGGCGGTCGACCCGCTGCTGGAGCGGCTGGCCGAGGAGAAGGCGGACGAGATGGCGAGCCTGGGCTACTTCGACCACCGCTCGCCCACCTACGGGCTGCCCGTCGACATGGAGCGGGCGGCCGGCATCCGGGCGGCTCTCATGGGCGCGGAGAACATCGCCCTGGCCCGCGACGTGGACT
This window of the Bacillota bacterium genome carries:
- a CDS encoding CAP domain-containing protein, producing the protein MTGRRVAGRPGLLRGRVLGSLAAGLAGALLLLLAPPASRTVAASWYLDAEGRLLSAPRLVATPGSPWRPANPAAEAPATGPQGASGTGSGVQPGGQASPGAGAQQATATPRPAEARLVSLINQARVQAGLRPLAVDPLLERLAEEKADEMASLGYFDHRSPTYGLPVDMERAAGIRAALMGAENIALARDVDYAMAMFMGSAPHRANLLDPRFDTVGVGVAPTARGVAVSVLFLGH